GACGGCCTGTATGCGCAGTCTCCTGGTCACGCTCAACGCCATGATGAAAACGGGGCAGCGCTGGGCTGCCCCGTCCCTCACCACCGCTTGACTTTCAACACAGCTACTGAGGGGTTCCTCCGCCCTCAGTACCCAGTGATTAGCGCCCCGAGCTATCCGGCAGCACCTCACCACCGCGCCGCCCTCGCGGCCCCATCGGTCCGTTCGGGCCCATCATCCCCGGGCCCATTGGCGGGCCCTGCCGGAAGCCCTGCGGGCCACCCATCTGGCCCGGCGGGCCCATCGCGCCGCGACGGCCGGGGCCGAAGCCCTGCCCCTGGCGCATGCCGCGACCCATGCCCTGGCGGCCACCGGGGCCGCGACCGCGGCCCATGCCGCGCTCACCGCGAGCCTGACGGAAGTTGTCGAGCTTGGTCTTCTGCGCCGGCGTCAGGACCGCACGGACCTCCTGCATCGCCTTCAGGCGACCGATCGCTTCGTCGGTGCGGAGCTTGTTCATCTTCTCGAGCGCGGTACGCGCCGCGGTGAGATTGCCGTCGCCCTGCATGGCATCCATGAGATCAGCCTGCGCCCGCAGACGATCCGATTGTGCCGACTTGGGACGGGGGGCGCTCTGGAGCGCCTCGAGCTTCTTCACCTGGTCGTCGGTGAGTTCGAGCTGCTGACGGAGGCCAAGGATACGACCCGCCGGCGAACCGCCGAGCCCGCCAGGACCGCCGCCGAAGCGATCACCACGGGGACCACCCGGGCCCATGCCGGGAGCGCCATCCGGGCCGGGAGCCGGCTGCGCGGCCTGCGCGTTCGGTGCAGGCGCCGGTCGGCGCGGGGCACCGGGGCGCTGGGCGTGAGCGACCGTCGCGGCCGACAATCCAACGGCCGCGGCAAGAACGAGTGTCGTAGGTAGGCTGCGCATGAGGGATGTTCCTCCGTATGGGTGTCAGCGGTCGCCACCAAGGCGCCCACTCGCCGCATTGGACGACAACCAGAACCGGACGTTAAGACTGGGGGTATCGGAATCGCGCACCCCAACACTTGGCACCCTGAACGCGTCCACGATACGTCCCCCTGAACGGGGGATGTGCATACGGTCCGCTCGTGTAGTTCGCCGTCGTCCCTTCGTCCCGTTCCCGCCGAGACTTCGTGGGCTCCTGGTTCGACCTCGTTACGACCTGGCTCTTCAAGTACCCGCCGCGGGCGTTTGCTCGCGGCGATCTGGTCGTAGCCCCAGTCGTCCCACTCACGCTGTTGGGCGCGGCGGCGGCGGTGATCGCCGTGATCGTGCTGGTGCAGCATGCGCGGTTGCGCACGGTACGCGTGGTGGATCGCGCCGTGTTGGCGCTGCTGCGCGTTGGGATCGCCGCCCTCGTCCTTGCGTGCCTGCTGCGTCCGGGGTTGGTGATCGCGGCCGCGGTGCCGCAGCGCAACGTGTTGGCCGTGCTGTTCGATGACTCCCGCAGCATGCGCATCCGTGATGCCGCCGGTGGTGCGGCCGACACGACGCGCCTCGCGGCCATGCAGCGGGCGTTCACCGATACCACGTCGCTGATCAAGGCGCTCAGTGCCCGCTTCGCAGTGCGACGGTTTCGCTTTGCCGCCGATGGTGCGCCCGTTTCAAACGTGGGCGAACTCGCCGGCGGCGGGACGCGCTCCGATCTCGCGCAGGCGCTCGCAAGCGTTCGCGAAGATCTGAATGGCCTGCCGCTCGCCGGCGTGGTGCTGGTCTCCGACGGCGCCGACAATGGCGGCAGCAACCTCGACGACGCACTGCTCGCTCTGCGCGCGCGGCGCGTCCCCGTCTATACCGTTGGCGTTGGCAGCGAGCGCTTTGCGCGCGATGTGGCCGTCGAGCGCGTGCAGGCGCCGCGACAAACACTCCGTGGCGCGAGCACCGTGGTCGAAGCCGACGTGCGCATTCGTGGCGCCGGCTCGGCCGACGTGCCAGTCACGGTTGAGGCGGATGGCAAGGTGGTGGCCACCGAATCGGTGAAGCCCGCCGCCAAGGGCGATCTCGTGACGGTGCGACTGCGCGTTCCGCCACTGGACCCCGGCGTGCATCGGCTGGCTGTGCGTGCGCGCCCGCTGGCCAACGAGCTCGACACCGAGAACAACGAATGGCAGACGAGCCTCGACGTCCGCGCGGGGCCCGATCGCATCCTCTATGTCGAGGGCGAGCCGCGCCCCGAGTTTCCGTTTCTGCGCCGCGCCATGGCAAGCGACAGCGCCGTGCAGGTGGTGGGGCTGATGCGCAGCGCCGAAAAGAAATACCTGCGCCTTGGCGTGCGTGACAGTCTCGAACTGCTCGGGGGCTTTCCGACCACACGCGACGAGCTCTTTCAGTACCGCGGACTGATCCTCGGCAGCATCGAAGCGGGCTTCTTCACCACCGATCAGCTGCGCATGCTCGCGGAGTTCGTGAGTGTGCGAGGCGGCGGGCTGCTCGCCCTGGGCGGTCGCGCCGCCTTGTCGGAAGGCGGATATGCCGGGACGCCGCTCGCTGATGTCCTCCCGCTGACGATCTCCGCTGGCAAGGTGAACGAAGATGGCCCCGCCACGCCGGTCAAGGTGCGCCCCACGCGCACCGGCGAATCGCATCCGGCGTTGCAGCTGCGCGAAACGCTCGCGGCGTCGGCGAAGCGGTGGGATTCGCTGCCCCCGCTGACCACCGTCAACAATCTGGGCGCCCTGCGCGCGGGTGCGACCATGCTGCTCGCCGGCACCGTGGAGAACGGGCGCAGCGATGTGCCCATCCTCGCGTGGCAACGCTATGGGCGCGGCATGAGCGCCGTGTTCGGCGTACAGGACTCGTGGCTCTGGCGCATGGATACCTCCATCCCCGTGGAGGACGTCACGCATCAGACCTTGTGGCGTCAGCTCTCGCGCTGGCTGGTGGATGACGTGCCGGTGCCGTTTGAACTGACCGCGAATCCGTCGCGCGTCGCCCCCGGTGAACCGATCACGATTCGCGCCCACGTGAGCACGCCGCTCTATGTGGATGTCAACGATGCGACGGTGACGGCGACGATCACGGCCCCGACCGGGCAGACCACCACCGTGCCGCTGGAATGGGCACTGCGCGATGACGGCAGCTATTCGGCGCGATTCACCCCTACGGACACCGGGCGCTTCACCATCGAAGCCGTCGCGCAGCGCGGCAAGGATTCGGTGCAGACGGCGCAGACGTCCTTGCTGGTGGATGAGCGCGGCGCCGATGTCGCGCAGGCGGAGCTTCGCCCGGCCCTGCTCAAGCGCATCGCCGACGAAACGGGCGGCCGTTACTACCCGTTGGCCGAGGCCGGCAAGCTGGCCGACGATGCGATCTACACCAACGCCGGCGTGACCGTGCGTGAGGCGAAGGACCTGTGGGATATGCCGGCGGTGCTGCTCGCGCTGCTCCTGTTGCTGGGGGCGGAGTGGGGATACCGGCGGTGGAGAGGGTTGGCATGAGATCGCATGTCAGGAGGCAGGGGGGAGGGGGGAGGGGGAAGTGGGTGTACCAGCTGGTGCTGGCGCTCGCGGCCATGCTGGTTGCGCCGGCGAGTGCGTGGGCGCAGCGGACGCATGTGCTCGTCGTGGCCGGTTTGTCGGGCGCGCCGGAGTTTCGCACGCGCTTTGATGCGGCGGTGGACGCGGTACGCGGCGCGGCGAAGGCGCGGTGGCGGGTGGGCGACTCGAGCCTCGTCGTGCTGGGCGAAGACTCGGTGAAGTCGGCCCGTTACGACGGCCGCTCCACCAAGGAGAACATTGGCGCGGCCTTCGTGCGCTTCTCGAAGGTGGTGAAGCCCGGCGATGTGCTGCTCGTGATCCTGATGGGGCAAGGCAGCGGCGAGGGGCCGCAGTCCAAGGTGAATCTCCCCGGCCCCGACGCCACCGCAGCCGAGTACGCCGCGTGGCTGGCGCCGTTCGCGCCGCAGCAGGTGGTGTTCGTCAACACGGCGCCTGGCAGCGGCGACTTCGTCCCGGTCCTCGCCGGTCAGGGCCGGGTCGTGATGACCGCCACGCGGACGGCGCTCGAGAAGAATGAGAGCGAGTTCCTGCGGTACTTCGCCGATGCGCTCAAGAGTGACGATGCCGATGCCGACAAGGACGGACGCCTCTCGGTGCTCGAAGCGTTCCGCTATGCGCGCGCCGAAGTCGCGAAGAGCTACGAGAAGACCAACCGGATGCTCACCGAGCATGCCGTCCTGAGCGACTCGCTTGTGGCCGGCCGCATCACCTTTGGCCGTAGCGCGACGGTCGACAATCCGAAGGTCGCGGCACTCATCGCGGAACGGCAGGCATTGGAGTCGCAGGTCGCGGCGCTGCGCGCGAAGAAGGCCACGATGGACGCGGCGGCGTACGAAGCAGAGCTCGAGCGACTGCTGCTCGCCATCGCCGAGAAAACGGCGGCGATCAAGGCCGCCGGCGGTGGCGCATGATGCGGCGACTCTCCACCCTGCTGCTGGTGGCGGCGCCAGCGCTCGCCTGTGCGCAGGAGCCGCGCGCGGCCGGTCCGGATCGCTTTGCCGCCGACATCGCCGCCGCCGAGCGGGCGATGCTGCGGGGTGATCGCGCCATGGCGACCCAACAGGCGCGACGCATCGCCAGCGCCTATGAAGGGAGCGCCACCGTGAACACCCGCGAGGCGGTGTCTGCGGGACGCGCATACGTGCTGCTCGGCACCGGCGACGCGAATGCCGTGCGCTCGGCGTTGCGGGCCTTCGACCGCGCCACCGCGCTCGACTCGAGCAATCTCGAGGCGCAGCGACGCGCCGGCGATCTGTTCCTCGACAAGTACAACGCCCCCGATGCGCGGGCGAGCTACGAGCTGGTGCTCAGGCGCGCGCCGAACGATCCGGACGCGCTGCTGGGGCTGGCCCGCGTGGAGGAGTTCGAGGGCAAGCCCACCGCCATGGCGACGGCGCGCAAGAGTCTCGCGGCACGCCCCAACCACGCCGCGGCCCTCGCGTTCACCGCGCGCCTGTTTCTGGAAGCGGAAGCGTTCGACTCGGCGCGGGGGTACGCCCTCAAGGCCGCCGAGGCGGACTCGCTCAGCCTGGATGGGTGGGCCATGCTGGGTGCCACGGCGTTCGTATCGGGCGACTCCGCGACCTATCGCCGCGCGCTGCGGGCGAGCGCCGCCGTGCAGCCACAGCCGACGGCGTTCTTTACGGAATTGGCCGACGCCGCCGTGCGGCAGCGTCGCTATGCCGAAGCGGTGAAGCTGGCGCAGCAGGCGGTGCGCTACGACTCGCTCAATGTGCGGGCGCTTGGTGTGCTCGGCACCAATCAGCTGCGCACCGGGCAACTCGCCGAGGGGCGTGCGGCCCTCGACCGCGCCTTTGCGCTCGACGCCTTCAACCTCTGGCACAAGAACTCGCTGGATCTGCTCGACAAAATGCAGGGGTTCCAGACCATCCGGCAGGGACGCTTCGAGCTGGTGGCACCGCCCGAGGAGGCGCCGCTGCTGGCGCTCTATCTCATGCCGCTGCTTGAGCAGGCATACGATTCCCTGCAGCTACGCTACGGGTTCGCGCCCCCCACCCCCGTGCGACTCGAGTTCTTCCGGCAGCACGCCGACTTCTCGGTGCGCACGCTGGGGCTGACCGGACTGGGTGCGCTGGGCGTGAGCTTCGGCAGCTTTCTGGCGCTCGATGCGCCGAGCGCGCGCGATCGCGGCACGTTCAACTGGGGGAGCACGAGCTGGCACGAGCTCACCCATGCGTTCACGCTGGGCGCATCGGCGCATCGCGTGCCGCGCTGGATTTCCGAGGGGCTCTCGGTACTGGAGGAGCGCCGCGCGAACACCGGCTGGGGGGCGCGTGCCTCCCTTGGCTGGCTGGTGGCCATGAACGAAGGCAAGGTGCGGCGGATCAGCGAACTCAACGACGGGTTCCTGCGCCCACGAACGGCCGACGAAACGCAGAACAGCTACTTCCAGGCATCGATGTTCTGCGAGTGGGTCGAGCGCACCAAGGGGCCCAAGGCGATGCCGGCCATGCTCGTGGCCTATCGCGACGGCCTCGATACGCCGGGCGCGTTTCAGAAAGTACTGGGGCTGACGCCGGCGCAGGTGGACGCGCAGTTCGACGCGTGGATCCGCCAGCGGTATGCGGCCGATCTGGCGAGCGCGCAGGGGCTCACCGCCAAGGACAGCACCGGCGGTCGCTTCATGCGCGTCATGCGAGCCGCCGTCGCCGTGATGGA
The DNA window shown above is from Gemmatimonadaceae bacterium and carries:
- a CDS encoding Spy/CpxP family protein refolding chaperone — its product is MRSLPTTLVLAAAVGLSAATVAHAQRPGAPRRPAPAPNAQAAQPAPGPDGAPGMGPGGPRGDRFGGGPGGLGGSPAGRILGLRQQLELTDDQVKKLEALQSAPRPKSAQSDRLRAQADLMDAMQGDGNLTAARTALEKMNKLRTDEAIGRLKAMQEVRAVLTPAQKTKLDNFRQARGERGMGRGRGPGGRQGMGRGMRQGQGFGPGRRGAMGPPGQMGGPQGFRQGPPMGPGMMGPNGPMGPRGRRGGEVLPDSSGR
- a CDS encoding tetratricopeptide repeat protein → MMRRLSTLLLVAAPALACAQEPRAAGPDRFAADIAAAERAMLRGDRAMATQQARRIASAYEGSATVNTREAVSAGRAYVLLGTGDANAVRSALRAFDRATALDSSNLEAQRRAGDLFLDKYNAPDARASYELVLRRAPNDPDALLGLARVEEFEGKPTAMATARKSLAARPNHAAALAFTARLFLEAEAFDSARGYALKAAEADSLSLDGWAMLGATAFVSGDSATYRRALRASAAVQPQPTAFFTELADAAVRQRRYAEAVKLAQQAVRYDSLNVRALGVLGTNQLRTGQLAEGRAALDRAFALDAFNLWHKNSLDLLDKMQGFQTIRQGRFELVAPPEEAPLLALYLMPLLEQAYDSLQLRYGFAPPTPVRLEFFRQHADFSVRTLGLTGLGALGVSFGSFLALDAPSARDRGTFNWGSTSWHELTHAFTLGASAHRVPRWISEGLSVLEERRANTGWGARASLGWLVAMNEGKVRRISELNDGFLRPRTADETQNSYFQASMFCEWVERTKGPKAMPAMLVAYRDGLDTPGAFQKVLGLTPAQVDAQFDAWIRQRYAADLASAQGLTAKDSTGGRFMRVMRAAVAVMDAAPDSARKLLEEARTLMPEYAGDDGPSWYLARLALARRDTTMALQFVAVVTGRDETAWDANLLEANLREARGDRAGAIAALERLNWMWPYDIALHVRTATLASATGDKAKAVRERRAVIAARPTDLLDARYELARALAAAGDTAAARRELLQVLEEAPSFERAQALLLELRKGGHE